One segment of Paenibacillus sp. FSL R7-0337 DNA contains the following:
- the hxlA gene encoding 3-hexulose-6-phosphate synthase: MKLQLALDLVDIAGAKAVVAEVAESIDIVEIGTPVVINEGLHAVKAIKEAFPALTVLADLKIMDAGGYEVMKAVEAGAGIVTVLGVSDDSTIRGAVEEAKKTGAEILVDLINVKDLKARAAEVDALGVDYVCVHSGYDHQAEGKNSFADLRDIKSVVTRAKTAIAGGIKLSTLPEVIAAQPDLVIVGGGITGEADMKATAAEMKRLVSQA; encoded by the coding sequence ATGAAATTACAGTTAGCACTCGATCTGGTGGATATTGCTGGAGCCAAGGCGGTTGTTGCAGAGGTTGCCGAATCTATAGATATCGTTGAGATTGGAACACCTGTCGTTATCAATGAGGGGCTGCATGCGGTGAAAGCGATCAAGGAAGCTTTCCCGGCGCTTACAGTGCTGGCCGATCTCAAAATTATGGATGCCGGCGGTTACGAAGTTATGAAGGCAGTGGAAGCGGGCGCGGGTATCGTGACTGTGCTGGGTGTATCCGATGATTCAACGATCCGCGGTGCGGTTGAGGAAGCGAAGAAGACGGGTGCTGAGATCCTGGTCGATCTGATTAACGTGAAGGATCTCAAGGCCAGAGCCGCTGAAGTGGATGCGTTGGGTGTGGATTATGTCTGCGTGCATTCCGGCTATGACCATCAGGCCGAAGGTAAGAATTCCTTCGCGGATCTGAGAGATATTAAGAGCGTGGTAACCCGGGCCAAAACGGCAATTGCCGGCGGCATCAAGCTGAGTACGCTGCCTGAAGTGATTGCTGCGCAGCCCGATCTGGTAATCGTGGGCGGCGGCATTACCGGCGAAGCTGACATGAAGGCAACTGCGGCGGAAATGAAGCGCCTTGTAAGCCAGGCTTAA
- a CDS encoding extracellular solute-binding protein, which translates to MRRNHMTKGLLLACTWLLVLTGCGSAGDNNSTLAANGVSSPKKTIHMMHIWPAGLSAQQYKLVSQIIAEYEKEHPGILIRQDVLENEQYKSKLKVLSASNDLPDVGITWAAGFMEPYVKGGLFAPLDDILNGGQLKDKFVKSTTESYAVDNKTYALPLEMNISPIFYNKEIFAQYNLQVPSTYEEFKAVVRVLSGHGVPPVALGNKDRWTGSLWYMYLADRMAGSETLKRATKGTGYFDDPGLVQAAAEVQNLVDMNAFNNGFNGLSYDEGKSEFMDEKAAMYLTGTWELPNFTTNPETPQAFKDKVGFFKFPTVEGGKGNSGDWVGGPGVGLFVAESSRVKEEAKAFVEYFVFKWGEASVTSAGVIPATKVDTTNEKLPQLYVDLLNELNNASSITLFADVQMKPNAAQVHLDMIQALFGKAVTPEQFAARHKIAVAKGN; encoded by the coding sequence ATGCGAAGGAATCACATGACCAAGGGGCTGCTTCTGGCCTGTACCTGGCTGCTTGTTCTGACGGGTTGCGGCTCTGCGGGAGACAATAATAGTACGCTCGCAGCTAACGGCGTCTCTTCCCCCAAAAAAACTATTCATATGATGCACATCTGGCCCGCCGGACTCTCTGCGCAGCAGTATAAGCTGGTCAGCCAGATTATCGCAGAGTACGAGAAGGAGCATCCGGGTATCCTCATCAGGCAGGATGTGCTGGAGAATGAGCAGTATAAAAGCAAGCTCAAGGTGCTCTCCGCCTCCAATGACCTTCCCGATGTGGGTATAACCTGGGCGGCCGGCTTCATGGAGCCTTATGTAAAAGGCGGATTATTCGCTCCGCTGGATGACATCCTGAACGGCGGGCAGCTTAAGGATAAATTCGTGAAGAGCACTACAGAGTCTTATGCTGTTGATAACAAGACCTATGCGCTGCCTCTGGAGATGAACATCTCACCGATCTTTTATAATAAAGAAATCTTCGCCCAATATAATCTTCAGGTGCCTTCAACGTATGAGGAGTTCAAGGCAGTTGTGAGAGTGCTCTCCGGTCATGGTGTGCCTCCGGTGGCGCTGGGCAATAAGGACCGGTGGACAGGCTCGCTGTGGTATATGTATCTGGCAGACCGCATGGCCGGAAGTGAGACGCTGAAGCGGGCGACGAAGGGGACGGGTTATTTCGATGATCCCGGACTGGTGCAGGCTGCGGCGGAAGTACAGAACCTCGTCGATATGAACGCCTTCAACAACGGCTTCAACGGCTTGTCATATGATGAGGGCAAATCGGAATTTATGGATGAAAAGGCGGCCATGTACCTGACCGGTACCTGGGAGCTGCCCAACTTCACGACCAACCCGGAGACTCCGCAGGCCTTCAAGGATAAGGTCGGCTTCTTCAAATTCCCTACGGTGGAAGGCGGGAAGGGCAATTCGGGCGACTGGGTAGGCGGTCCGGGTGTCGGACTGTTCGTAGCGGAATCGTCCAGGGTGAAGGAGGAGGCTAAGGCTTTTGTCGAATACTTCGTCTTCAAATGGGGCGAGGCTTCAGTGACGAGTGCGGGAGTGATTCCGGCGACTAAGGTCGATACCACGAATGAGAAGCTGCCGCAGCTATACGTGGATCTGTTGAATGAACTGAACAATGCCAGCAGTATTACCTTGTTCGCGGATGTGCAGATGAAGCCGAATGCTGCCCAGGTCCATCTGGATATGATCCAGGCGCTGTTCGGCAAAGCGGTCACGCCGGAGCAGTTCGCAGCCAGACATAAAATTGCAGTAGCCAAAGGGAACTGA
- a CDS encoding MATE family efflux transporter — METSKPKTFNLMKLTWPIFLELFLFMLMGSMDTFMISSVSDDAVSGVGAANQIIAIAILALSVIGNGAAIVVSQYLGSKQPKEAARVIGNAVTLNLAVGIVLSTVMLLFGGHLLQALNVKGDILAYARSYINIVGGAIFLQALINALAATIRTHGFTKQTMAVSLLMNVIHVGGNYLLIFGHFGLPALGVEGAAVSTVISRSIALLIFFLLLYRIMEVRVKWSYYVHLSKKYVLQILKIGIPSAFESVMYQCCQLVFTLYITYLGAEAMATRQYAVNISNYIFLFSVAVAMGTSIIVGHLVGAKRTQEAYSRVFTSVKWALLVTVIMDLIVILLRKPLLGLFTDNELIITMGAQVILLSFFLETGRTCNLVIINSLRASGDAKFPVYMGMISMVCMSLPLGYFLVFMLDLGLAGVWLATAFDEWVRAVIMYFRWKSRAWEKHGLIQHEPPEAAPAAPAH; from the coding sequence ATGGAAACAAGCAAGCCCAAGACATTCAACCTAATGAAGCTGACCTGGCCGATCTTCCTGGAGCTGTTCCTGTTCATGCTTATGGGAAGTATGGATACCTTCATGATCAGCTCTGTGTCAGATGATGCGGTCTCCGGTGTCGGAGCGGCCAATCAGATTATTGCCATAGCTATTCTGGCGCTTAGTGTCATCGGGAACGGCGCGGCGATCGTCGTGTCGCAATACCTCGGCTCCAAGCAGCCCAAGGAAGCCGCCAGAGTGATCGGCAACGCAGTTACCCTGAATCTTGCGGTAGGGATCGTACTTAGTACAGTCATGCTGCTATTCGGAGGTCATCTGCTGCAAGCACTGAACGTGAAGGGCGACATTCTCGCCTACGCCCGCTCGTATATCAACATTGTCGGAGGCGCGATCTTCCTGCAGGCCCTTATCAACGCGCTGGCTGCAACTATCCGCACCCACGGCTTCACCAAGCAGACGATGGCGGTATCGCTGCTTATGAACGTCATCCATGTTGGCGGTAACTATCTGCTGATCTTCGGTCATTTCGGACTGCCTGCGCTCGGTGTAGAGGGCGCTGCCGTATCAACCGTAATCAGCCGCTCCATCGCTCTCCTGATCTTCTTCCTGCTGCTTTACCGCATTATGGAGGTACGTGTGAAATGGAGCTATTACGTTCACCTCTCCAAGAAATATGTGCTGCAGATTCTCAAAATCGGTATTCCATCCGCCTTCGAATCCGTAATGTACCAGTGCTGCCAGCTCGTCTTCACCCTGTACATCACCTATTTGGGGGCCGAGGCCATGGCTACCCGCCAGTATGCGGTCAATATCTCGAACTACATCTTCCTGTTCAGCGTAGCGGTGGCCATGGGGACCTCAATTATTGTGGGCCATCTTGTAGGTGCAAAACGGACGCAGGAGGCTTACTCACGGGTGTTCACCAGTGTGAAGTGGGCACTTCTGGTCACAGTCATCATGGACCTGATCGTCATTCTGCTCCGCAAGCCGCTGCTGGGCCTGTTCACGGATAATGAGCTGATTATCACCATGGGAGCCCAGGTGATCCTGCTCAGCTTCTTCCTGGAGACCGGGCGGACCTGCAATCTGGTCATTATCAACTCGCTGCGCGCGTCGGGTGATGCCAAGTTCCCGGTCTACATGGGCATGATCTCTATGGTGTGCATGAGTCTGCCGCTGGGCTACTTCCTGGTATTCATGCTTGATCTGGGTCTGGCCGGGGTATGGCTGGCCACAGCGTTCGACGAATGGGTACGGGCCGTCATTATGTACTTCCGCTGGAAAAGCAGAGCCTGGGAGAAGCATGGCCTGATCCAGCATGAACCGCCGGAAGCGGCTCCGGCAGCCCCGGCGCACTAA
- a CDS encoding response regulator yields the protein MSLGNKTILIVDDEPRTRQGIKQTLEVWAAGRYIVETCDNGVEARERLRHERVHLLITDVRMPEVSGLDLIHSLQESPRKPVIIVISGYAEFDYVQQAMRLGAVNYLLKPLDKSELLTVVEDALKREEEQQRHVKLEKLVDHKLLEIDPEQSGMGQPVKEAIAYVEQHLHEQLTMAEVAGLIHLNASYFSVLFKEQAGVSFTEYLSRLRIQRAKELLLQTALPVGEIGERVGYRTDKYFIKVFKSLEAISPSRYRQQMKGGTQEIQ from the coding sequence ATGAGTCTGGGCAATAAGACGATTCTAATCGTAGATGATGAACCAAGAACGCGTCAGGGGATTAAGCAGACGCTGGAGGTATGGGCGGCAGGCCGGTATATCGTGGAGACCTGTGACAATGGGGTGGAAGCGCGCGAGCGGCTGCGGCATGAGCGGGTTCATCTGCTGATTACAGATGTGCGCATGCCGGAGGTGAGCGGGCTGGATCTGATTCATTCGCTGCAGGAATCTCCCCGGAAGCCGGTGATCATTGTCATCTCCGGCTATGCGGAGTTCGATTATGTGCAGCAGGCGATGCGGCTGGGGGCGGTCAATTATCTGCTGAAGCCGCTGGACAAGTCTGAGCTGCTGACAGTGGTTGAGGATGCGCTGAAGCGGGAGGAGGAGCAGCAGCGCCATGTGAAGCTGGAGAAGCTGGTGGATCACAAGCTGCTGGAGATTGACCCGGAGCAGTCCGGGATGGGGCAGCCGGTGAAGGAGGCAATTGCCTATGTGGAGCAGCATCTGCACGAACAGCTGACGATGGCTGAGGTAGCGGGGCTGATTCACCTGAATGCCAGCTATTTCAGTGTGCTGTTCAAGGAGCAGGCCGGGGTGTCCTTCACTGAATATCTGTCCCGTCTGCGGATTCAGCGGGCGAAGGAGCTACTACTCCAGACTGCGCTGCCGGTCGGGGAGATCGGAGAGCGTGTAGGGTACCGGACGGATAAATACTTCATTAAGGTCTTCAAGTCCTTGGAGGCCATAAGCCCTAGCCGATACCGTCAACAGATGAAGGGAGGAACTCAGGAGATCCAATAA